One Actinomycetospora corticicola genomic window, CAGTGGGGCGCGCCGCACCACCACGAGGCCGACTTCGAGACCGCCTACCCGGCGCAGTACATCTGCGAGGCGATCGACCAGACGCGCGGGTGGTTCTACTCGCTGATGGCGGTCGGGACGCTGGTGTTCGACCGGTCGTCCTACGAGAACGTCGTCTGCCTGGGCCTGCTCCTCGACGAGCACGGCCGCAAGATGTCGAAGCACCTCGGCAACATCCTCGACCCGTTCGAGCTCTTCTCCACCCACGGCGCGGACGCCGTCCGGTGGCTGATGCTCGCGCAGGGTTCGCCGTGGGTGGACCGGCGCGTCGGGCACGACACGCTGCGCGAGATCGTCCGGAAGGTCCTGCTGACCTACTGGAACACGGCGTCGTTCCTCGTCACCTACGCCAACGCCGCGGGCTGGACGCCGTCCGCGGACGCCCCCGCGGCCACCCACGTGATGGACCGCTGGGCCCTCGGCGAGCTGCGCGGGTGCGTCACCGAGGTGACCGCGGCGCTCGACGACTTCGACTCCTCGCGGGCCGGTCGCGCGATCGTCGCGTTCATCGACGACCTGTCGAACTGGTACGTGCGCCGCTCGCGGCGCCGCTTCTGGGACGGCGACCCGGCCGCGCTCACGACGCTGCACGAGTGCGTCGAGACGGTCAGCCGCCTCATGGCGCCCTTCACGCCGTTCGCCACCGACTACCTGTGGACGCTGCTGCAGGGCGAGGGCGGCTCCGGGCTGCCCGAGGGCACGCCGGACTCGGTGCACCTCGCGCCGTGGCCGTCGGTGGATGCTCTTCCCGACGACGAGCCCGGGCTGCGGTCGGAGATGGACCTCGTCCGCCGCGTGGTGGAGCTCGGCCGGTCGACCCGCGCCGCCTCCGGGGTGCGGACGCGCCAGCCGCTGTCGCGGGCGGTCGTGTCGGCGCCCGGCTTCTCCTCGCTGGGCTCCGAGCTGCTCGCGGAGATCGCCGAGGAGCTCAACGTCGGGCAGGTCGAGACGGCGGGCTCGGAGCTCGTGCAGCTCGACGTGAAGCCCAACTACCGTGCCCTGGGCAAGCGGTTCGGCAAGCAGACCCCGACCGTGGCCGACGCCGTCAAGGCCTCCACCGACGCGCCGGTCGACGGGGTGCTGACGGTGACCGTCGACGGCGCCCCGGTGGCGCTCTCCGGCGACGAGATCGTCATCTCGGAGACCCCGCGCGAGGGGTGGGCGGTGCGCTCCGAGGGCGGCCTGTCGGTCGGGCTCGACACCGAGCTGACCGACGAGCTGCGCGAGGCCGGTCTCCTGCGCGACGTGCTGCGCTTCGTGCAGGACGCGCGCAAGCGCCTGGGCTTCGAGGTGTCCGACCGGATCGAGCTGTGGTGGACCGCCGGGCGCGCGGACACCGCCGCCGCGATCCGCAACAGTGCCGACACGCTGGCCACCGAGTGCCTGGCCGTGTCGATCACCGAGGGGACGGGGCCGGGCGAGCTGTCGGCGCAGCCGTCCGAGGACCTCGGTCTGACGGTGTGGGCTACGCCCAGGTGAGCACTCAGTGGGCCTATAGCGCTCCTTAATGCTCACCTGCGGAGCACATACCGGCCGCTCGGTGACCGGCACGGCTGCGACGCTCCGCCCATGAGCAGCTTCGAGGGGTCCCGGATCGACCACCTGAACCTCCCCGTCACCGACCTGGCCCGCGCGACGGCCTTCCACACCGCAGCGCTCGCCCCGCTCGGGATCGAGCCCCTGATCACCGTGCCCGCGACGCCGGGCCAGAAGGCCATGCAGGCGTTCGGCGTCCACCCCAAGCCGTTCTTCTGGGTCGTCGAGGTCGATCGCGAGCTCGCCTACGACGAGGACACCCACCTCGCCTTCACCGCCCCGGACCACGCGACGGTCGACGCCTTCCACGCCGCCGCGCTCGCCGCCGGGGCCGTCACGCTCCGCGCGCCGGGCCTGCAGCCCGAGTACCACGCCGACTACTACGGCGCGTTCGTCGCGACCCCCGACGGCGTCAACCTCGAGGCGGTCTGCCATCGGGCAGGCTGAGCGCATGGGACGGCGTATCGCGGTGGGGGTTCCCGACGACGGGCCCTACGCCCTCGGGCTCGACCCGACCGGAGGCGTGTGGGCGTCGCTCGTGTACTCCGGGCGGCTCGCGCGCGTCGGCCCGGACGACGAGGTCACGGTCCACGACCTGGACGCCCCCGGCTCCCGCCCCTCCCGGTTCGCCGCCACCCCCGACGGCAGCCTCTGGTGCACCCGCACCGGCGACCACCGCGTCGAGCGGCTCGTCGAAGGGACCTGGCACGGCGTCGACACCGGGGCGGGGACGGGTCCGTACGACGTCACCGCCGGCCCGGACGGCGCCGCGTGGTTCACGGCGATCGAGGCCGAGGCGGTCGGGCGGATCGACCCGGCCACCGAGGAGGTGACCCTCCACCCCCTCCCGATCGCCGGGATGCCCGCCATGATCACGACCGGTCCGGACGGCGCGCTGTGGTGCACCCTCAACCGCGTCGGCGCCCTCGCCCGCCTGGACCCGGCGTCGGGCTTCGCCCTGACCCACCTTCCCGACGCCGGGTGTGGCCCGGTCGGCATCGCCGCCGACGGGGACGGGCTGTGGTTCGTCGAGATCCTCGCCGGCCGTGTGGGCCGACTGGACCTCGACGGCCGGCTCACCGAGCACGACCTCCCGGACCGCGGGGCGAAACCGCACGACGTCGTGGCCGTCGCGGGCGGGTGCGTCGCCTCGCTGTGGGGCGCGAGCGGCCTCGCGCGCGTCACCTCCGACGGGTCCGTCCACGCCCTCGACGGGTTCGAGCCCGACGACCACCCGCACGGCCTTCTCGGTCGCGGCGACGACCTGTGGGTGGCGTGCGACAGCGGCGCCGTCTTGGTCCTGAATCCGTACTGAACCATTGCGGAAGCGGAGTCCGATCTGTCACGGTAGTCACCATGAGCCTTCCGGAGATCACCGACCGTGACACCTGGCTGAAGGCGCGCCGAGCGCTCCTCGAGGAGGAGAAGGCACACACGCGGGCGCGCGACGCGCTCAACACCCGTCGTCGGGAACTGCCGATGGTGGAGGTGACCGAGGACTACCGGTTCGCCGGGCCGGACGGCGAGGTGACCCTCGCGGAGCTGTTCGGCGGGTACCGGCAGCTCGTGGTCAACCACGTCATGTTCGACCCGGCCTGGGACGAGATGTGCCCGAGCTGCTCGGCCGGCATCCGCGAGTGGTCGCCCGGCACCCGGGAGCACCTGCGCAGCCGCGACACCGAGCAGGTCTTCGTCTCCCGGGCGCCGTACGAGAAGCTGGCCGCCTGGAAGGAGAAGGTCGGCTGGACGATCCCCTGGTACTCGTCCTCCGACTCCACCTTCAACGCCGACTTCGGGGTCACCGTCGACGTCTCCGGCGACACGATGCACTACAACTACCGCGACGACCCGACGTGGGAGGGCGCGGAGGGCACCCAGGAACTGCCGGGATTCAGTGCGTTCCTGCGCGTGGACGACCGCGTGTTCCACACGTACTCCTCGTACGCGCGGGCCGCGGAGTGGTTCGGCGGGTCGTTCGCCTACCTCGACCTCACGGCGCTCGGGCGTCAGGAGGACTGGGAGCAGCCGGAGGGGCGCGCCGAGTCGGTCCGCGCCGGGATCCCGGTCTTCGACTAGGGGCGGCCTACGCGCTCCCCCGGATCACCAACCGCGGCGCCAGGGTCCGGTGCTCCGCCGGGTGGCCGTCGAGACGGTGGGCGAGCACCTCGACGAGCGTGCGGCCGAGCTCGTACTTGTCGGTGTGCACCGTGGTCAGGGGCGGGTCGAGCAGGGCGGCCATGGTGATGTCGTCGTAGCCGACCACCGCGATCTGCTCCCCCGCCCGCCGTCCGGCCGCCCGCAGGGCCTGGACCGCCCCGATCGCGAGCAGGTCGTTGAACGCGAACACCCCGGTCACCCCGGGGTGCCGGGCGAGCAGGTGGCGCAGGGCGGCGGCTCCACCGGCGACGGTCGGGGGCCCGGCGACGACGTGGTCGGCCGGGTCCGGCTGGCCGGCAGCGCCGAGCACCTCGAGGAAGGCCCGTCGTCGTTCCGGCTTGTTCTGCACGGCGCCGTCGAGCATGCCGAGTCGGGCGTGCCCGCGCGACGACAGGTGCCCGCAGGCCAGGCGCGTCCCCGCCCGGAAATCGGTGCGCACGGTGGCCACGGCGCCGTCGGGCGCGGGCCGGTCGGCCACGACCAACGGGATCCGGCGTCCGAGCGCGGCGAGCGCCGCGTCGTCGAGGGCCTCGAAGAACCCGATCGCCCCGGCCGCCCCGGCATCGACGATCGCCCGGCCCGCCTCGGCCTCCGCGCCGGCGTCCGCGTCGGTGTTGTGCACGACGACCGACAGGCCCCGGGCGGCCGCCGCGTCGAACACCCCGCGGGCGACCGCGGGGAAGAACGGGTTCGCGATGTCGGGGAGCACCAGCGCGACCGTCCCCGCCCGCTGCGTGCGCATGCCCCGTGCGAAGGCCGACGGCCGGTAGTCGAGTTCCTCGATCGTCGCGAGCACCCGACGGCGGGTGGCCTCGCTGATGTCGCCCTTGTCGTTCATCGCGCGCGACACGGTCTGGCGGGAGACGCCGGCCGCCCGGGCGACGTCGTCGATGGTCACCCGGACCGAGCCGCCGGTCACGACGCTCGACGCTCCAGGACGACGACGGGGATCACCCGCCCGGCCTCGTCCGCCCGCCGGCGGTCGCTCGTGGACGGCCCGAGGACGGAGCCGAACCGGTGCGCCGAGACCATGGCGCGATCGTAGGGCGACCCGTCCGCGCTCACCCCTCGCGCCGCGCGCCCGGCGCCGGCGCGACCTCGCGCACCGTCGGCCGCGGCGAGAGCGTGGAGCAGGCCTCGTCCACCGCCCCGGTGCGCTCGACCGGCACCAGTGCGATCACCGATCCGCCGAACCCGCCACCCATGATGCGGGCCCCGAGCGCGCCCGCGCCGACGGCCGCCTCGACGATCGCGTCCACCTCCGGCACCGAGACCTCGTAGTCGTCGCGCAGCGAGGCGTGCGAGGCGGAGAGCACCGCCCCGACCTCCGTCGGTCGCCCGGCGCGCACGAGCGCCACGGTCTCGTGGACCCGCGCCTGTTCGGTCACCACGTGCCGCGCGCGCTTCCGGGGCGCCCCCTCGGGCAGGTTCTCGACGGCGGGGAGGGTCGCGTCGCGCAGCGCCGGCACCCCGAGCGCCTCGGCCGCCGCGACGCACGCTGCGCGGCGGTCGGCGTACCCGCCGTCGGCG contains:
- a CDS encoding DUF899 domain-containing protein, producing the protein MSLPEITDRDTWLKARRALLEEEKAHTRARDALNTRRRELPMVEVTEDYRFAGPDGEVTLAELFGGYRQLVVNHVMFDPAWDEMCPSCSAGIREWSPGTREHLRSRDTEQVFVSRAPYEKLAAWKEKVGWTIPWYSSSDSTFNADFGVTVDVSGDTMHYNYRDDPTWEGAEGTQELPGFSAFLRVDDRVFHTYSSYARAAEWFGGSFAYLDLTALGRQEDWEQPEGRAESVRAGIPVFD
- a CDS encoding substrate-binding domain-containing protein, with protein sequence MTGGSVRVTIDDVARAAGVSRQTVSRAMNDKGDISEATRRRVLATIEELDYRPSAFARGMRTQRAGTVALVLPDIANPFFPAVARGVFDAAAARGLSVVVHNTDADAGAEAEAGRAIVDAGAAGAIGFFEALDDAALAALGRRIPLVVADRPAPDGAVATVRTDFRAGTRLACGHLSSRGHARLGMLDGAVQNKPERRRAFLEVLGAAGQPDPADHVVAGPPTVAGGAAALRHLLARHPGVTGVFAFNDLLAIGAVQALRAAGRRAGEQIAVVGYDDITMAALLDPPLTTVHTDKYELGRTLVEVLAHRLDGHPAEHRTLAPRLVIRGSA
- a CDS encoding virginiamycin B lyase family protein, whose amino-acid sequence is MGRRIAVGVPDDGPYALGLDPTGGVWASLVYSGRLARVGPDDEVTVHDLDAPGSRPSRFAATPDGSLWCTRTGDHRVERLVEGTWHGVDTGAGTGPYDVTAGPDGAAWFTAIEAEAVGRIDPATEEVTLHPLPIAGMPAMITTGPDGALWCTLNRVGALARLDPASGFALTHLPDAGCGPVGIAADGDGLWFVEILAGRVGRLDLDGRLTEHDLPDRGAKPHDVVAVAGGCVASLWGASGLARVTSDGSVHALDGFEPDDHPHGLLGRGDDLWVACDSGAVLVLNPY
- a CDS encoding VOC family protein yields the protein MSSFEGSRIDHLNLPVTDLARATAFHTAALAPLGIEPLITVPATPGQKAMQAFGVHPKPFFWVVEVDRELAYDEDTHLAFTAPDHATVDAFHAAALAAGAVTLRAPGLQPEYHADYYGAFVATPDGVNLEAVCHRAG